The following proteins are co-located in the Dyadobacter chenwenxiniae genome:
- a CDS encoding ATP-binding protein, which produces MESKSFPGTVDSLDSLREYIGELSEKAGLAKKPTYSLKLAVDEIATNIILYGYQAPGIEADFQVVSEITAEKLVVILEDIAAPFDPLAKELPNAQDLTLSLEERGIGGLGIFLTINGVDEFSYEYAHGKNRNKFVMKIAAT; this is translated from the coding sequence ATGGAATCGAAAAGTTTTCCCGGCACTGTTGATTCTCTCGATTCGCTGCGGGAATACATTGGTGAGCTTTCGGAAAAGGCTGGGTTGGCCAAAAAACCAACTTATAGCCTCAAACTGGCGGTCGATGAGATTGCTACAAACATTATTTTGTACGGCTATCAGGCGCCGGGCATCGAAGCGGATTTTCAGGTGGTGAGTGAGATCACGGCCGAGAAACTCGTGGTGATCCTGGAAGACATTGCCGCGCCGTTTGACCCGCTTGCGAAAGAACTGCCCAATGCGCAGGACCTTACGCTTTCGCTGGAAGAACGCGGCATTGGCGGCCTCGGTATTTTCTTGACGATCAATGGTGTCGATGAGTTTTCCTATGAATATGCCCATGGAAAGAACCGTAACAAATTTGTAATGAAAATTGCCGCAACCTGA
- a CDS encoding TonB-dependent receptor plug domain-containing protein encodes MKGFLHILMLISLAFAGTKAFAQEDCDASVIIPEADRKYRTGNFDEVFQILNPCLKTKFSPNAQVQAYKIIALTYLALDSLPQAATAVRNLLVANQNYEPEFSALPQFKDLVAQQRDLMDRIIQITSVSKKAENLLQVPATVTVLTQTDIVKRGYKDLTQMLNDIPGFDVIRGNGPSYVTFYQRGYRSTSNDRTILLVDGVEENDLNSDNIPVSRQYALSDIERVEVIYGPASTMYGANAFMGVINLITKRFLDQEMPEGKKMVVSTNGQVRYGSLNTKLVDGVVTVRTKDVAVSVTSRYFSSNELDYSKYPEWNYDPRTANNYPIQQNINGAAAQTYITNNKLTTLFPNSNLYQIGYDANGAANALSLTDAGKARAAELDNANLFQANVNGSRVGFNDDSKNFYIRAKVEFKDFMISLMSWKTDEGATPWYTNRSRIVTPEVSRWVANNKAFSLTYNKFISEKVQILNLTSYRLHELNGATNLPTYRGYFNGSYSIIDLLNERKPTYSIPYWYRVSNQLRNEFRVLLTPLPKLDINSGIEIRNSIIQANYITAQTENADETGRPDSTLAGGDNFRVFDIGIFTQATYNWTESLKTVLGSRLDHNQIRSNGGYGFVFNPRVSLIYSKGKFVLKGIYTEAFKDASYLQKYATNRERQLNNPTLQPERVKNVEGSVSVRFSKAMSFNVAGYIANYSNAVGLAAATTPAGVATQQFQALGKQRIIGLQSEARYDVKNLNVWGNLTYSKPRDLSKVEGQKIPVSDIAPWSANLGAVYEPVKNLSISVTNNYVSARKSGTGTSGSSNPITRFEPIYLLNSTLTYHNVLNMLSLQVQVSNVFNHEYFVPGIRAAEGITSASRYPQEGRVFSIGLLFDTNRK; translated from the coding sequence ATGAAAGGATTTTTACATATCTTAATGCTGATATCCCTCGCTTTCGCGGGCACGAAAGCATTTGCCCAGGAAGACTGTGACGCATCCGTCATCATACCCGAGGCCGACAGGAAATACCGAACAGGGAACTTTGACGAGGTTTTTCAAATACTAAACCCATGCCTCAAAACGAAGTTCTCGCCAAATGCGCAAGTGCAGGCTTATAAGATCATTGCCTTAACGTACCTGGCACTCGACTCCCTGCCGCAAGCTGCAACAGCTGTCAGAAATCTATTAGTGGCCAACCAAAATTACGAGCCCGAATTTTCCGCATTGCCACAATTCAAAGACCTGGTCGCACAGCAACGTGATCTCATGGACCGTATTATCCAAATCACTTCTGTTTCCAAGAAAGCAGAAAATCTCTTACAGGTCCCTGCGACGGTAACGGTTTTGACCCAAACAGACATTGTAAAAAGAGGTTACAAAGATTTGACCCAAATGCTGAATGACATTCCCGGCTTTGACGTCATTCGAGGCAACGGCCCTTCTTATGTAACATTTTACCAGCGCGGTTACCGCTCTACTTCCAATGATCGCACCATCCTGCTCGTAGATGGCGTAGAGGAAAATGACCTGAATTCGGACAACATTCCCGTTTCCAGGCAATATGCACTGTCTGATATCGAGCGTGTGGAAGTGATCTATGGGCCAGCATCCACAATGTATGGAGCCAATGCATTTATGGGAGTTATTAACCTCATTACCAAGCGTTTCCTGGATCAGGAAATGCCCGAAGGAAAGAAAATGGTTGTTTCCACGAATGGCCAGGTGCGTTATGGATCATTGAATACGAAACTCGTGGATGGCGTGGTTACGGTTCGGACAAAAGACGTTGCGGTCTCGGTGACATCGCGTTATTTTTCCTCTAACGAACTGGATTACAGCAAATATCCGGAATGGAATTACGACCCGAGAACGGCAAATAATTATCCGATTCAGCAAAATATCAATGGAGCCGCCGCTCAGACTTACATTACCAATAACAAGCTCACAACGCTTTTTCCAAACAGTAATTTATATCAAATCGGCTATGATGCGAATGGAGCTGCAAATGCGCTGAGCCTTACCGATGCCGGAAAGGCCAGGGCGGCGGAACTGGATAATGCGAATTTATTCCAGGCTAATGTGAATGGAAGCCGGGTTGGCTTCAATGATGATTCCAAAAACTTTTATATACGCGCCAAAGTTGAGTTCAAGGATTTCATGATATCGCTCATGAGCTGGAAAACGGACGAAGGCGCAACGCCGTGGTACACCAACCGCTCGCGGATCGTGACGCCGGAAGTTTCCCGCTGGGTGGCCAATAACAAAGCTTTTTCGCTGACTTACAATAAGTTTATCTCCGAAAAAGTGCAGATCCTGAACCTGACTTCCTATCGCCTGCACGAGCTGAACGGAGCAACCAATCTGCCCACTTATCGCGGTTATTTCAATGGCAGTTACAGCATTATTGACCTGCTAAACGAACGCAAGCCAACTTACTCGATCCCGTACTGGTATCGCGTTTCCAACCAGCTTCGTAACGAGTTCCGGGTGTTGCTCACACCATTGCCCAAGCTCGATATTAACAGCGGCATTGAAATCCGGAACAGCATTATTCAGGCCAATTATATTACAGCCCAAACCGAAAACGCCGACGAAACCGGCCGCCCGGATTCCACGCTGGCGGGGGGCGATAATTTCCGCGTTTTTGACATCGGCATATTTACACAAGCCACTTATAACTGGACCGAAAGTCTCAAAACAGTGTTGGGTTCCAGGCTTGATCACAACCAGATCCGCTCCAATGGTGGTTACGGTTTTGTATTCAATCCGAGAGTAAGCCTTATTTATTCAAAAGGGAAGTTTGTATTGAAAGGCATTTACACCGAGGCATTTAAGGATGCTTCCTATCTTCAAAAATATGCAACAAACCGCGAACGGCAGCTTAATAATCCAACCTTGCAGCCCGAGCGCGTGAAGAATGTGGAAGGCAGCGTTTCGGTGCGGTTTAGCAAAGCTATGTCGTTCAATGTGGCGGGTTACATCGCCAATTACAGCAATGCAGTCGGCCTGGCTGCTGCTACAACGCCCGCCGGTGTGGCCACGCAACAGTTCCAGGCACTGGGGAAGCAGCGGATTATTGGCCTTCAATCGGAGGCGCGGTACGATGTGAAAAATCTGAATGTCTGGGGAAATCTTACTTACAGCAAACCGCGCGATCTCAGCAAGGTAGAAGGCCAGAAAATTCCGGTCAGCGACATTGCGCCTTGGTCTGCTAATCTGGGGGCTGTTTACGAGCCCGTCAAAAATCTGAGCATTAGCGTCACCAATAACTATGTGAGTGCCCGCAAATCCGGGACCGGAACCTCTGGCAGCAGCAATCCAATCACGCGGTTTGAACCAATCTACTTGTTGAATTCAACATTGACTTATCATAATGTTCTGAATATGTTGAGTTTACAGGTTCAGGTGTCCAATGTGTTTAACCACGAATATTTTGTGCCGGGCATCCGCGCAGCTGAGGGCATTACGTCAGCGTCGCGTTACCCGCAGGAAGGCCGCGTGTTCTCGATCGGGCTTCTTTTTGATACAAACCGAAAATAA
- a CDS encoding GNAT family N-acetyltransferase, producing METRFEIRNSEFLLMKLDYPERLDEMGALRVLAWKDEQGISQDFFSHNAWLDDEDLLAHHWVILHNKEIVAAARMSFHNDYQSIPHADLFDGSILESYGTGPYASLNRLVVAPGFRGNGFSALLDEARIQYAATHGVRLIIAQPVASRIKPLEDLGFLYLGKIRPLYQMPERQIYFMIKELANNL from the coding sequence ATGGAAACAAGGTTTGAAATCAGAAATTCGGAGTTCCTGCTTATGAAGCTGGATTATCCCGAACGGCTGGACGAAATGGGGGCGCTCCGTGTGCTGGCATGGAAAGATGAACAGGGAATAAGCCAGGATTTTTTCTCGCATAATGCCTGGCTGGACGATGAAGATTTACTCGCGCACCATTGGGTGATTTTACATAACAAGGAAATCGTGGCTGCTGCGCGCATGAGTTTTCACAATGATTACCAGTCCATTCCGCATGCGGATCTTTTTGACGGCTCCATCCTGGAAAGTTATGGAACTGGCCCTTATGCATCATTGAACAGACTGGTCGTCGCGCCGGGATTTCGCGGGAATGGATTCTCCGCATTGCTGGATGAAGCGCGGATCCAATATGCCGCCACGCACGGTGTCAGGCTGATCATTGCGCAGCCCGTCGCTTCCCGCATCAAACCATTGGAAGATCTTGGCTTTTTATATCTGGGCAAAATCAGGCCGCTGTATCAAATGCCCGAACGGCAGATCTATTTTATGATTAAGGAGTTAGCCAATAATTTGTGA
- a CDS encoding STAS domain-containing protein — protein MAFQIESLIENQEARFTLHGELDSLSARVFQTEIEKIANQPIDALVLDMEDLSFMSSAGLRVLIYSKQKIGPKLSIYIVKPQELIVDTLTKTGLQHSVTIVDQYPV, from the coding sequence ATGGCATTTCAAATAGAATCCCTAATAGAAAATCAGGAGGCGCGCTTTACTTTGCATGGCGAGCTGGATTCGCTTTCGGCGCGTGTTTTTCAGACTGAAATTGAGAAAATTGCTAATCAACCCATTGATGCTTTGGTGCTTGACATGGAGGACCTTAGCTTTATGTCATCGGCGGGGCTTAGAGTTTTGATTTACTCAAAGCAGAAAATCGGGCCGAAATTATCCATTTACATCGTGAAACCGCAGGAACTGATTGTGGATACGCTTACCAAAACGGGCTTGCAGCACAGCGTTACCATCGTTGATCAATATCCAGTTTAA
- a CDS encoding HEAT repeat domain-containing protein, giving the protein MKNIKDISRMLNIRKDEEGLVSLLMAYSFFMGGATALFYTVVASSFLVSFDRLMLPQVYVVGGVFVYLLGLGLTRIQKRIAFDRLGENALLFLIVSIAVFLVIYHSTGSKWVFFFLFIWNRIFVLVNGVTFWAVVVKLFNFQQSKRLSSLINTGDVFSSVIMYLAVPALVKILPIDSLLIIAVGFLIVCAVLLKKIHKRYVTADHARIEIKAKPTDAAVTDAVDPKYYRNIFLLALLPVFALFYVEYIFFTESRNVFPNKESLASFLGFFFGISAILEFFIKTFLYNKLINKYGLRLGILILPLSLVFSFAVSVIYGLGYDTAAIFFACIALSRFFMSAVRKAIAEPAYQVLYQPIQARLRLNVQGRIEGRAKAMGGLAAGVLLFVLVNISRMEALQLAILFLIVAVCWTFAAFVGENSYKKMVRDKVFRFPEKSLKRVSYMPEQDVSHKPFDQLRNQVFSPNEADRIEAALGLGSTNRFLSYKYLIPLLQDPNKRVREAAIYTAGELKRAELWPFLMEQMETDRYFSVAFDALVKSGPALLKYIEKSFLSNTDNRYRQLHLLKIVEQIGGPEAIRFLRRNLENPNRFVKDKVMEALRNLRYTCNSTEQTFMLNELDEHLKTFAWLLSAEHDLSEAYKPGSQLMLNIDREKLRIMRKAFIVLEAVYGSRFHAVTLLKSDQSTDARDYLTEICDLLLPENIKNKVLPYLDSDSLEEMRRRYADIYPLAMLSVDERLIDIINRDYTRISRWTKAVAIQELRHFSADVVTPVLVANAVSNSKVISQTAFYVLRIVNPARFRSLLDVMTRNRDTFHLEIMKPLDWLATEDDLLISKLRRLRETHALGGLLSGELQKILLTSAYFQEEAGEVVDLRKHLSDGDVSILVTYGKLYFSKIGALEAGSIRDVGELTAMGVAMIPNALEDTEFYIIENFLLKDLNIRQHVAESVED; this is encoded by the coding sequence GTGAAAAACATCAAGGACATATCGCGGATGCTGAACATCAGAAAGGACGAGGAAGGCCTCGTGAGCCTGCTGATGGCCTACTCATTTTTTATGGGCGGCGCAACTGCATTGTTCTACACCGTGGTGGCCTCTTCATTTCTGGTTAGTTTCGACCGGTTAATGTTACCGCAGGTTTACGTGGTCGGCGGCGTTTTCGTATATCTGCTCGGATTAGGCCTGACGCGCATCCAAAAGCGCATTGCATTCGACCGGCTGGGCGAAAATGCGTTGCTTTTCCTGATCGTCTCCATAGCAGTGTTCCTGGTAATTTATCATTCGACGGGCAGCAAGTGGGTGTTTTTTTTCCTCTTTATCTGGAACCGGATTTTCGTGCTGGTCAATGGCGTCACGTTCTGGGCAGTCGTCGTAAAGCTTTTCAATTTCCAGCAATCCAAAAGATTGTCTTCGCTGATCAACACCGGTGACGTTTTTTCGTCCGTGATCATGTACCTGGCCGTTCCTGCACTGGTGAAGATTTTGCCAATCGATTCACTATTGATTATCGCGGTCGGTTTCTTGATCGTCTGCGCGGTTTTGTTAAAAAAAATTCACAAACGTTACGTAACTGCCGACCACGCGCGGATCGAAATTAAAGCCAAACCAACTGACGCTGCGGTAACGGACGCGGTTGATCCAAAATATTACCGCAACATTTTCCTGCTCGCATTACTGCCCGTTTTTGCATTGTTTTACGTGGAATACATTTTCTTCACCGAGTCGCGCAATGTGTTTCCGAACAAAGAATCGCTGGCCAGTTTCCTTGGATTTTTCTTCGGGATCAGTGCCATTCTGGAATTCTTCATCAAAACATTTCTCTATAATAAACTGATCAACAAATACGGCTTACGGCTCGGCATTCTGATTTTGCCGTTAAGCCTCGTTTTTAGTTTCGCCGTTTCGGTCATTTATGGCCTGGGTTACGACACCGCTGCCATCTTTTTTGCTTGCATTGCGCTCTCGCGCTTTTTTATGAGTGCTGTCAGAAAGGCCATTGCGGAGCCGGCTTACCAGGTTTTGTATCAGCCAATTCAAGCGCGTCTAAGGCTGAATGTTCAGGGGCGGATCGAAGGTCGGGCCAAGGCGATGGGAGGATTGGCAGCGGGCGTTTTGCTTTTTGTGCTTGTTAATATTTCGCGGATGGAAGCATTGCAGCTGGCTATTTTGTTTCTGATCGTAGCCGTTTGCTGGACATTTGCGGCATTTGTAGGCGAGAACTCTTACAAAAAGATGGTGCGTGATAAAGTTTTTCGTTTTCCGGAAAAATCTTTGAAAAGGGTTTCTTACATGCCCGAGCAGGACGTTTCACACAAGCCTTTTGACCAACTCAGAAACCAGGTTTTTTCGCCAAACGAAGCTGACCGCATTGAAGCGGCGCTCGGCCTCGGGAGCACAAACCGTTTCCTGTCGTACAAGTATCTGATTCCGCTCTTGCAAGATCCCAATAAACGGGTGCGCGAGGCGGCGATTTACACTGCCGGTGAATTAAAAAGGGCAGAGTTATGGCCGTTTTTGATGGAACAGATGGAAACGGACCGCTATTTTTCAGTGGCCTTTGATGCGTTGGTAAAGTCGGGCCCTGCGCTGTTGAAATACATTGAAAAATCATTTTTGAGCAATACGGATAACCGTTATCGCCAGCTTCATTTGCTGAAAATTGTGGAACAGATCGGTGGGCCGGAAGCGATCCGCTTCCTGCGCAGAAACCTGGAAAATCCAAACCGTTTTGTAAAGGATAAAGTGATGGAAGCCTTGCGGAACCTGCGTTATACCTGCAACAGCACCGAGCAAACTTTCATGCTGAACGAGCTGGACGAGCACTTGAAAACATTCGCCTGGTTACTCTCGGCGGAGCATGACCTTTCGGAAGCATATAAGCCTGGAAGTCAGCTGATGCTGAACATTGACAGAGAAAAACTGCGGATTATGCGAAAGGCTTTTATTGTGCTGGAAGCCGTATATGGTTCCCGATTTCATGCCGTAACATTGCTGAAAAGCGATCAATCGACTGATGCGAGGGATTATCTCACTGAGATTTGCGACCTGTTATTGCCCGAGAACATTAAAAACAAAGTCCTTCCTTACCTGGACAGTGATTCGCTGGAGGAAATGCGGCGGCGTTATGCAGATATTTATCCACTGGCCATGCTTTCGGTTGATGAACGTCTGATTGATATCATTAACAGGGATTACACGCGGATTTCACGGTGGACAAAGGCCGTGGCAATTCAGGAATTGAGGCATTTCAGTGCGGATGTTGTCACGCCGGTTCTGGTTGCCAACGCGGTTTCCAATTCCAAAGTAATTTCGCAGACTGCGTTTTATGTCCTCAGGATCGTGAATCCTGCGCGTTTTCGCAGCTTACTGGACGTGATGACGCGGAATCGTGACACCTTTCACCTTGAAATCATGAAGCCGCTCGACTGGCTCGCAACCGAGGACGATCTGCTCATTTCCAAGCTCCGGCGCTTGCGCGAAACGCACGCGTTAGGCGGTTTGCTGAGTGGAGAATTGCAAAAGATCCTGCTGACCTCAGCGTACTTTCAGGAAGAGGCAGGCGAGGTGGTGGATCTGCGTAAGCACCTTAGCGACGGCGACGTCTCCATTTTGGTAACATATGGAAAATTGTATTTTTCAAAAATCGGTGCATTGGAAGCGGGCAGCATTCGCGATGTGGGCGAGCTGACTGCTATGGGTGTTGCCATGATCCCCAACGCGCTGGAAGACACGGAATTCTATATCATTGAAAATTTCCTTTTAAAAGATCTTAATATCAGGCAACATGTGGCGGAAAGCGTTGAAGATTAA
- a CDS encoding WD40 repeat domain-containing protein, translated as MVENSTFTNPFPGLRSYDYEDHALFFGRDAHIRELKNKLLDGRFLALIGSSGSGKSSLIKAGLIPSLEEGDASNRWKVILFRPGGNPVRNFVDAVKAALREDDPIWDSRDPVSLEKELSNDTKVALSLLSATRGQKILLVIDQFEELFRYELSEDSSGINRTNAFVKLLLTLINQRELPVHAVITMRSDYLDHCTEFNGLTEIINKGYYLLPKMNPEEVRQVIVGPVESVGASIEPELVTGLLKELADNPDFLPILQHALMRTWDRWKSTKPYSSPVSRSDYEAIGTMQESITMHAEEIYTQRLDEKRRNAAAKLFKSLIVLGPSDTSSLHPTVLREIIQITGIPDYLLIDVIMVFRENGVSILTPKPGVKIDQNSIIDVSVEKVLTFWERCRKWIEEELESAKLYKQLSYSASLYQDGRTGLWVNPELQLGLKWLKESEPTLEWAQRYDPFFERATNFLDYSKKQYELEVRQKEDRQKRELRKARIFASVLGISSLVSLLFLIVALVLRTQAQQSEKTALEKESLALEERKRAEDQTREAISQKKIAEQQGTFAELQKTLTEEQKGIAVREQEKAVKESIAAKIAKQIAEEQKFQADNARKAAVESQKQTEIQKEYAVNAQKESERQKVYAQSAQKEAETSRNDALKQRSKAVARFIAIQSFQMPAGDELTALLALKAYDFNIKNGGERENPDIFNALSKAAGAKATLIAHNDIVRVVAEPQAGNSLFATAGDDGVVSLWNYLTPAVKPLLFRNPKQTFRSIRSVAFMPDGKTFFTGSSNGQIVRWDNFTPGTPPAKTIIGHDGIVFSMTVKNINNKPHLISVSSAGQVRLWDVSDKKLEVLKNVNLGTEIASVEMWADGRFMFLATGNGKLIRIDLNKLDSKPIEYSLPGLRGRLLSMAFTPDQKYLYFGTSSGMLYHVRITNDEPVPNSLTGTQGTHTSGITSIAFAPDGSRIATACYDWKIRIWNAKEDISKQQPVLLSDFDYWVMDIQFTRDGNKLLAAGADKTVRIWDINSAALFTEVSKRVKRELTEEEWDQYIGKDIPYEKLSRNIR; from the coding sequence ATGGTTGAGAATTCTACCTTTACCAATCCATTTCCGGGCCTTCGAAGTTATGATTATGAAGATCATGCTTTGTTCTTCGGCAGGGACGCGCACATCCGGGAGTTGAAAAACAAACTCCTGGACGGGCGCTTCCTTGCATTGATCGGTTCGTCGGGAAGTGGAAAGTCTTCGTTGATCAAAGCCGGCCTCATTCCTTCATTGGAAGAAGGCGACGCCTCAAATCGCTGGAAAGTAATTCTTTTCCGGCCGGGTGGAAATCCGGTCCGGAATTTTGTGGATGCGGTGAAAGCGGCATTGCGCGAGGATGATCCGATTTGGGACAGTCGCGATCCGGTGTCCCTGGAAAAAGAGCTCAGCAATGATACCAAAGTCGCATTATCATTGCTCTCCGCCACGCGCGGCCAGAAAATTCTGCTGGTTATCGACCAGTTTGAGGAGCTTTTCCGCTATGAACTTTCGGAAGATTCCTCGGGCATAAACAGGACGAACGCTTTTGTAAAACTACTGCTAACGCTTATCAATCAGCGCGAGCTTCCGGTACACGCTGTTATTACAATGCGCTCCGATTATCTGGACCATTGTACTGAATTCAATGGTCTCACAGAGATCATCAATAAAGGCTATTATCTCCTTCCGAAAATGAACCCGGAAGAGGTCAGACAAGTCATTGTAGGTCCCGTGGAATCCGTTGGAGCCAGCATTGAGCCCGAACTGGTAACCGGTCTATTGAAAGAACTCGCCGATAACCCCGACTTCCTCCCCATTCTGCAACATGCATTAATGCGCACATGGGACCGCTGGAAGTCGACAAAGCCGTATTCTTCCCCCGTTTCGCGATCTGATTACGAGGCCATTGGCACTATGCAGGAGTCGATCACGATGCATGCAGAGGAAATTTACACGCAACGGTTGGATGAAAAGCGGCGAAATGCCGCTGCCAAGCTTTTCAAGTCGCTCATCGTGCTTGGCCCTAGCGATACATCGTCGCTGCACCCGACCGTCCTGCGCGAAATTATTCAGATCACAGGCATTCCCGATTATCTGTTGATCGACGTGATCATGGTTTTCAGGGAAAACGGAGTTTCGATTTTAACACCGAAACCGGGCGTAAAGATTGACCAGAATTCAATCATTGACGTCTCGGTTGAAAAAGTCCTCACATTTTGGGAAAGATGCAGGAAGTGGATAGAGGAAGAGCTGGAATCCGCAAAACTCTATAAACAACTCAGTTACTCAGCCTCCCTTTATCAGGACGGCCGCACCGGACTTTGGGTCAATCCTGAATTGCAGTTGGGCCTTAAATGGCTGAAAGAAAGCGAGCCAACATTGGAATGGGCGCAGCGCTACGATCCTTTTTTTGAGCGTGCAACCAATTTTTTGGATTATAGTAAAAAACAGTATGAGCTCGAAGTAAGGCAAAAAGAAGACCGCCAGAAACGGGAGCTTCGCAAGGCGAGAATTTTCGCTTCTGTCCTGGGGATCAGCTCATTAGTTTCATTACTATTTCTTATCGTGGCGCTCGTGCTACGGACACAGGCACAGCAAAGCGAAAAAACGGCACTGGAAAAAGAAAGTCTGGCTTTGGAAGAGAGAAAGCGCGCTGAGGACCAGACGCGCGAAGCTATTTCACAGAAAAAAATAGCAGAACAGCAGGGCACATTTGCCGAATTGCAAAAGACATTAACCGAGGAACAAAAAGGCATAGCCGTAAGAGAGCAGGAAAAAGCGGTAAAGGAGAGCATTGCTGCAAAAATCGCGAAGCAGATAGCTGAGGAACAAAAGTTTCAGGCCGATAATGCCAGAAAAGCAGCGGTGGAATCGCAGAAACAAACGGAAATACAAAAAGAATACGCGGTAAATGCGCAAAAAGAGTCGGAGCGGCAAAAAGTGTATGCGCAATCTGCTCAGAAAGAAGCAGAAACTTCGAGAAACGACGCATTGAAACAGCGCTCAAAAGCGGTCGCACGCTTCATCGCGATCCAGTCATTCCAAATGCCTGCGGGTGATGAACTGACGGCATTATTAGCATTAAAAGCATATGATTTTAATATAAAAAATGGGGGAGAACGCGAGAATCCGGACATTTTTAATGCACTATCGAAGGCGGCGGGTGCTAAGGCAACATTGATCGCACACAATGACATTGTACGCGTCGTCGCCGAGCCGCAAGCCGGTAATTCGCTTTTTGCAACAGCGGGCGACGACGGCGTGGTGAGTTTGTGGAATTATCTGACACCTGCCGTAAAGCCGCTTTTGTTCCGCAATCCCAAGCAGACGTTCAGGAGCATCCGTTCCGTGGCTTTTATGCCGGACGGAAAAACGTTTTTCACTGGCTCTTCCAACGGTCAGATCGTGCGCTGGGACAACTTTACGCCCGGCACGCCGCCAGCTAAAACCATTATCGGACACGACGGAATTGTGTTCTCCATGACGGTTAAGAACATCAATAATAAGCCGCATTTGATCTCGGTCAGCTCCGCTGGCCAGGTAAGACTTTGGGACGTGAGCGATAAGAAACTGGAAGTCTTGAAAAATGTTAATCTCGGCACCGAGATCGCATCTGTCGAGATGTGGGCTGACGGTCGTTTCATGTTTCTGGCGACCGGAAATGGCAAACTGATCCGCATTGACTTAAATAAGCTGGATTCAAAACCAATAGAATATAGTCTGCCAGGTTTACGCGGCAGGCTGCTTTCCATGGCATTCACGCCTGACCAAAAATATCTTTATTTCGGAACGAGCTCGGGAATGCTTTACCATGTGCGGATTACGAATGACGAGCCGGTCCCGAACTCATTGACCGGCACGCAGGGAACGCACACTTCGGGCATTACCAGCATTGCCTTCGCTCCCGACGGCAGCCGCATTGCTACCGCTTGCTATGACTGGAAAATCCGCATCTGGAATGCAAAAGAGGATATTTCCAAACAACAGCCTGTTTTGTTAAGCGATTTTGATTATTGGGTGATGGACATTCAGTTTACCCGCGACGGGAACAAGTTGCTGGCAGCCGGAGCGGATAAAACAGTTCGGATATGGGACATCAATTCAGCTGCATTATTTACCGAAGTTTCCAAAAGAGTAAAGCGCGAACTGACCGAGGAAGAGTGGGATCAATACATCGGAAAGGATATTCCTTACGAAAAACTGTCCCGGAACATCAGATAA